The following are encoded in a window of Ferribacterium limneticum genomic DNA:
- the secD gene encoding protein translocase subunit SecD, with amino-acid sequence MNRYPLWKYITIAIALLLGFVYTLPNFFGESPAVQLSSAKVTIKIDAKAQARVEDALQTAGITHDGIQLDNVGVKVRLTSTDVQLKAKDILEKTFNPDAADPQYVVALNLLAASPQWLTSLHALPMYLGLDLRGGVHFLLQVDMKGALTKKLDSTSADLRTVMRDKNLRHGGVNREGDRIVVKFRDVETRDKARFAIGDSQPDLLVTEAGDASEPRLVATLKPEAQNKLGEFALKQNITTLHNRINELGVAEPVIQQQGADRIVVQLPGVQDTAKAKDILGRTATLEIRMVDDSTGALEAALAGNPPFGTEVYTERGGQPLLVKKQVVLTGDRLTDAQPGFDNQTNEAAVHLTLDSAGARIFKDITRENVGKRMAILLIEKGKGEVVTAPVIRSEIGGGRVQISGRMSTMEANDTALLLRAGSLAAPMDIIEERTIGPSLGADNIRKGFHSTMWGFAAIALFMIAYYQIFGVVSVIALASNLLFLVAILSLLQATLTLPGIAAIALTLGMAIDANVLINERVREELRAGMPPQAAISEGYERAFGTILDSNITTLIAGLALLIFGSGPIRGFAVVHCLGILTSIFSSVVVSRGLVNLIYGRQKKLTKVAIGQLWKPGTSTGNRTVNGK; translated from the coding sequence ATGAATCGCTACCCACTCTGGAAGTACATCACCATCGCCATCGCGCTGTTGCTGGGCTTCGTCTATACCCTGCCCAATTTCTTCGGCGAATCGCCGGCCGTGCAGCTGTCCAGCGCCAAGGTCACGATCAAGATCGATGCCAAAGCCCAGGCCCGTGTCGAGGACGCACTGCAAACCGCCGGCATCACGCACGATGGCATCCAGCTCGACAACGTCGGCGTCAAAGTCCGCCTGACCAGCACCGATGTTCAGTTGAAGGCCAAGGACATCCTGGAAAAGACCTTCAACCCGGATGCCGCCGACCCGCAATACGTCGTTGCCCTCAACCTGCTGGCCGCCTCGCCGCAATGGCTGACTTCGCTGCATGCGCTGCCGATGTACCTCGGCCTCGACCTGCGCGGCGGTGTGCACTTCCTGCTGCAAGTCGACATGAAGGGCGCGCTGACCAAGAAGCTCGATTCGACCTCGGCCGACCTGCGCACCGTCATGCGCGACAAGAATCTGCGCCACGGCGGAGTGAACCGCGAAGGCGACCGCATCGTCGTCAAATTCCGCGATGTTGAAACCCGCGACAAGGCCCGCTTCGCCATCGGCGACAGCCAGCCCGACCTGCTGGTCACCGAAGCTGGCGATGCCAGCGAACCGAGGTTGGTCGCTACCCTGAAGCCGGAAGCCCAAAACAAGCTCGGCGAATTCGCCCTCAAGCAGAACATCACGACCCTGCACAACCGGATCAACGAACTCGGCGTCGCCGAGCCGGTAATCCAGCAGCAGGGCGCCGACCGCATCGTCGTCCAGTTGCCCGGCGTGCAGGACACGGCCAAGGCCAAGGACATCCTAGGCCGCACGGCGACCCTTGAAATCCGCATGGTCGACGACTCGACCGGCGCCCTGGAAGCCGCCCTAGCCGGCAACCCGCCGTTCGGCACCGAGGTTTATACCGAACGTGGCGGCCAGCCGCTGCTCGTCAAGAAGCAGGTCGTGCTGACCGGCGACCGCCTGACCGACGCCCAGCCCGGCTTCGACAACCAGACCAACGAAGCCGCCGTCCATCTGACGCTCGACTCGGCCGGCGCCCGCATCTTCAAGGACATTACGCGCGAGAACGTCGGCAAGCGCATGGCCATCCTGCTCATCGAAAAAGGCAAGGGCGAAGTCGTCACCGCACCGGTCATCCGCAGCGAAATCGGCGGCGGCCGCGTGCAGATTTCCGGCCGCATGAGCACCATGGAAGCCAACGACACGGCACTGCTGCTGCGCGCCGGCTCGCTGGCCGCGCCGATGGACATCATCGAGGAACGGACCATCGGCCCGTCGCTCGGCGCCGACAACATCAGGAAAGGCTTCCACTCGACGATGTGGGGCTTTGCTGCGATCGCCCTGTTCATGATTGCCTACTACCAGATCTTTGGTGTCGTTTCGGTCATCGCACTGGCTTCCAACCTGCTCTTCCTGGTCGCCATCCTGTCGCTGCTGCAGGCGACGCTGACCCTGCCCGGCATCGCCGCTATCGCGCTGACCCTGGGTATGGCGATTGACGCCAACGTGCTGATCAACGAGCGGGTGCGCGAGGAACTGCGTGCCGGCATGCCGCCGCAAGCAGCGATTTCGGAAGGTTACGAACGCGCCTTCGGGACCATTCTCGACTCCAACATCACGACATTGATCGCCGGCCTTGCCCTGCTCATCTTCGGCTCCGGCCCGATCCGCGGCTTTGCCGTGGTGCACTGCCTGGGCATTCTGACCTCGATCTTCTCGTCGGTGGTCGTTTCGCGCGGCCTGGTCAATCTGATCTACGGCCGCCAGAAGAAGCTGACCAAGGTCGCCATCGGTCAACTGTGGAAGCCCGGCACGAGTACCGGCAACCGCACGGTCAACGGCAAATAA
- a CDS encoding helix-turn-helix domain-containing protein, producing the protein MTGEEFKGALAALGWKQADIVRKLGVHRNTVSGWAADGAPLWVSEYIGALLGIKCLHDAFVSAPPRQRLESLDDEPLEGSRAAQIAAGLIERKQDE; encoded by the coding sequence ATGACAGGTGAAGAGTTCAAAGGAGCGCTAGCCGCCCTGGGGTGGAAGCAAGCCGACATTGTCCGAAAGTTGGGCGTGCATCGAAACACCGTGAGCGGGTGGGCGGCCGATGGCGCCCCCTTGTGGGTTTCGGAATACATTGGTGCGCTACTCGGCATCAAGTGTCTGCATGATGCGTTTGTCTCTGCCCCGCCCCGCCAGCGCCTTGAATCACTAGATGATGAACCGCTTGAAGGGAGCCGTGCTGCGCAGATTGCGGCCGGCCTAATTGAGCGCAAACAGGATGAGTAA
- the secF gene encoding protein translocase subunit SecF produces the protein MEFFRIHKDIPFMRHALKFNVISLLTFVLAVVFLFTKGLHLSVEFTGGTLIETHYQQAADLEKIRGALGKAGFSDYAVQNFGSSQDVMIRLPLKSDQNTNQIGESVMKSLEAEAPGAELRRVEFVGPQVGKELAENGAMALLLVVIGIVIYLAFRFEWRFSVSAIIANLHDVVIILGFFAFFQWEFSLSVLAAVLAVLGYSVNESVVVFDRVRETFKKVRGLTTPQVLDHAITSTISRTIITHGCTQLMVLSMLIFGGETLHYFAMALTIGICFGIYSSVLVASPLVMWLGVSREQFITKTKVIEGANEDGAVV, from the coding sequence ATGGAATTTTTCCGCATTCACAAAGACATTCCCTTCATGCGCCATGCGCTGAAGTTCAATGTCATCTCGCTCCTCACCTTCGTCCTCGCCGTCGTCTTCCTGTTCACCAAGGGCCTGCACCTGTCGGTCGAATTCACCGGCGGCACGTTGATCGAAACCCATTACCAGCAGGCCGCCGATCTTGAAAAAATTCGCGGCGCGCTGGGCAAGGCTGGTTTCTCCGACTATGCCGTGCAGAACTTCGGTTCGTCGCAGGACGTCATGATCCGTCTGCCGCTGAAGAGCGACCAGAACACCAACCAGATTGGTGAATCGGTCATGAAGTCGCTGGAAGCCGAAGCGCCGGGCGCCGAATTGCGTCGCGTCGAATTCGTCGGCCCGCAGGTCGGCAAGGAACTCGCCGAAAACGGTGCGATGGCACTGCTGCTCGTCGTCATCGGCATCGTCATCTACCTCGCTTTCCGCTTCGAATGGCGCTTCTCGGTATCGGCCATCATCGCCAACCTGCACGACGTGGTGATCATTCTCGGCTTCTTCGCCTTCTTCCAGTGGGAGTTCTCGCTGTCCGTGCTGGCTGCCGTCCTTGCCGTGCTCGGCTACTCGGTCAACGAGTCGGTCGTCGTCTTCGACCGGGTGCGCGAAACCTTCAAGAAGGTGCGTGGCCTGACCACGCCGCAAGTCCTCGACCACGCCATCACGAGCACGATCAGCCGGACCATCATCACCCACGGCTGTACGCAGCTCATGGTGCTGTCGATGCTGATCTTCGGCGGCGAAACCCTGCACTATTTCGCCATGGCTCTGACCATCGGCATCTGCTTCGGCATCTACTCCTCAGTCCTCGTCGCCAGCCCGCTGGTCATGTGGCTGGGCGTTTCGCGCGAACAGTTCATCACCAAGACCAAGGTCATCGAAGGTGCCAACGAGGATGGAGCTGTCGTTTAA
- the yajC gene encoding preprotein translocase subunit YajC encodes MISFAHAQTAAASADPTGGLMQMLPMILMFVVLWFFMIRPQMKKAKEHKALLAALAKGDEVVTQGGIVGKVTKVGDSYVSVEIATGTEVVVQKPSIGLVLPKGTLKSL; translated from the coding sequence ATGATTAGCTTTGCCCACGCCCAGACCGCTGCAGCCTCCGCCGACCCGACGGGCGGCCTGATGCAGATGCTGCCGATGATCCTGATGTTCGTCGTGCTGTGGTTCTTCATGATTCGTCCGCAAATGAAAAAAGCCAAGGAACACAAGGCGCTGCTCGCCGCGCTGGCCAAGGGCGACGAAGTCGTCACCCAGGGCGGCATCGTCGGCAAGGTGACCAAGGTGGGCGACAGCTACGTTTCCGTCGAAATCGCCACCGGCACCGAAGTTGTCGTGCAAAAGCCGTCGATCGGCCTGGTTCTGCCCAAGGGCACGCTGAAGTCGCTGTAA
- a CDS encoding OmpH family outer membrane protein, whose product MLKGFRLALLSCLIVLPVFQTASADELKIGYVNLERVFREAPAAIKASKKMQAEFEGRRQDLLRIENDLKARQAALVEKGASLSDSQRRAKEAELAEISVSFQRKQQEFKEDLKLRQNEETSAVLEKANKAIFDLAKSEHWDLIVQEAVSVSSRIDVTDKVIKKMTGD is encoded by the coding sequence ATGCTCAAGGGATTTCGGCTTGCGCTATTGTCCTGTCTGATTGTTTTGCCCGTCTTTCAAACGGCCAGCGCCGATGAACTGAAGATTGGCTACGTCAATCTGGAACGGGTTTTCCGGGAAGCTCCGGCTGCCATCAAGGCCAGCAAGAAAATGCAGGCGGAGTTCGAAGGGCGCCGGCAGGATTTGCTGCGCATCGAAAACGACCTCAAGGCGCGTCAGGCTGCGCTAGTGGAGAAGGGCGCCTCGCTGTCGGATAGCCAGCGGCGAGCCAAGGAAGCAGAATTGGCCGAGATCTCGGTGAGTTTCCAGCGCAAGCAGCAGGAGTTCAAGGAGGACCTCAAACTTCGGCAGAACGAAGAGACGTCGGCCGTGCTTGAGAAGGCCAACAAGGCCATCTTCGATCTGGCCAAGTCCGAGCATTGGGACCTCATCGTGCAAGAGGCGGTTTCCGTCAGCAGCCGAATCGATGTGACGGATAAAGTCATCAAGAAAATGACCGGGGACTGA
- a CDS encoding DUF927 domain-containing protein, translating to MAEPFITQVVASALANFDTVMEHCGMAGGKDQAREYLALNPKRSDSKLGSLSTNRDTGAGGDFATGETWGDLVAMTAWRFDCSQMDAAERLADLLGIQKPNRQKRATSGERPAGNTNTATAPRKPAPAAPSRKPAPDADGWECVIPAPEDAAAPPVANPRQGQPSIRYEYRTEAGRLGFFIDRYQGKDGKSFAQLTFWRNAAGRTEWRWKSPPAPRLLYGLDLLAARPDAPVIVCEGEKAADAARPLFPGFVCVSWPGGSNAVDKAGWLPLAGRDVTLWPDLDEPGAACMAKLTGILSTLAKAPAALYQVQPQAFGLSDKGDDAADLLGWDAARCADVCTSVAWRAAVDVPKPAKTEAPGAKASKPDKGGAPAGGPRTCYSLEVGGVYFTDTDRDGNQGAPKWICSYLEPVARVRNPDNQGWGLLVRLYDADKVEHKLVIPMTLFRGDGLEVAGMLLDAGLTMATGGRQKVIAYLQSARPDARARITSRTGWHATSDGPAVYVLPNRAFGNEADEWLYEAEGSSVHAFKAKGTADEWRDHVGRLCRGNSRLLFAVSVAFASPLLHLVGGESGGFHYRSNSSDGKTTALRVACSVCGDGGYMQRWRATDNGLEALAMQHCDSLLALDELAQLDPKVAGETAYMLANGAGKTRAARTGGARERAFWRVLFLSAGEISLAQHMAEANRTTRAGQEIRLVDIAADAGAGLGAWETLHDYANGADFSRALDQATKRYYGAPLAAFLDKLTRSPADLAEELRKAQKLFEAQHLTDDASGQARRVADRFALVAMGGELATKWGLTGWDAGEALAAAGSCYRAWLAGRGGEGNQEETSMLNQVREFFERHGDGAFDLWHRVGDDRSPRTADAAGIRRWLQPDGAPIAKAGQIEEGTNGAEFQTEFFVFEGPWRNRVCKGLDYKAVNALLSKLGILRHNKGRFQSKQRIPGKGQMLVYHITPALFEGGADA from the coding sequence ATGGCTGAGCCGTTCATTACGCAAGTTGTCGCCTCCGCCCTCGCCAACTTCGACACCGTCATGGAGCATTGCGGCATGGCCGGCGGCAAAGACCAGGCCCGTGAATACCTGGCACTCAACCCCAAGCGCTCAGATAGCAAACTGGGCAGTCTCTCGACCAATCGCGACACGGGGGCGGGTGGTGACTTCGCAACCGGCGAGACTTGGGGCGACTTGGTAGCGATGACAGCATGGCGCTTTGACTGCTCCCAGATGGATGCAGCAGAGCGCCTCGCCGACCTCCTCGGCATTCAAAAGCCGAACCGCCAGAAACGCGCCACAAGCGGCGAACGCCCGGCCGGCAACACCAACACAGCGACCGCCCCGAGAAAACCAGCCCCAGCCGCCCCCAGCCGCAAGCCTGCGCCGGATGCCGACGGCTGGGAATGCGTTATTCCAGCTCCTGAAGATGCAGCCGCCCCTCCTGTTGCGAATCCACGCCAAGGCCAGCCATCGATCCGCTATGAATACCGGACGGAAGCCGGCCGCCTCGGCTTCTTCATTGATCGCTATCAGGGCAAGGATGGTAAGAGTTTTGCCCAGCTTACGTTTTGGCGGAACGCAGCCGGCCGCACTGAATGGCGCTGGAAATCGCCACCGGCCCCGCGCCTGCTGTATGGCCTTGATCTGCTCGCCGCCCGGCCGGATGCGCCGGTCATCGTGTGCGAAGGCGAGAAGGCCGCCGACGCCGCCCGCCCGCTGTTTCCCGGCTTCGTTTGTGTGAGCTGGCCGGGTGGTTCCAATGCCGTGGATAAGGCCGGCTGGCTTCCGCTGGCGGGCCGTGACGTCACCTTGTGGCCTGACCTGGACGAACCGGGGGCGGCATGCATGGCCAAGCTGACAGGCATCCTCTCAACCCTCGCCAAGGCGCCGGCCGCGCTCTACCAGGTGCAGCCGCAAGCCTTTGGCCTGAGTGACAAGGGTGACGATGCTGCCGATTTGCTGGGCTGGGATGCTGCACGCTGCGCAGACGTATGCACTAGCGTCGCGTGGCGTGCTGCGGTCGACGTACCAAAGCCAGCAAAAACCGAAGCGCCCGGCGCCAAGGCGAGCAAGCCGGACAAGGGCGGCGCTCCGGCAGGCGGGCCCCGCACCTGCTACAGCCTTGAGGTGGGTGGCGTGTATTTCACCGACACGGATCGCGACGGCAACCAGGGCGCTCCAAAGTGGATTTGCTCTTACCTTGAGCCCGTCGCCCGTGTGCGTAACCCGGATAACCAGGGCTGGGGCTTGCTGGTCCGCCTCTACGACGCCGACAAGGTAGAGCACAAGCTGGTTATTCCGATGACGCTATTTCGCGGCGATGGTCTCGAAGTGGCTGGCATGCTGTTGGATGCTGGCCTGACCATGGCGACGGGCGGCCGGCAGAAGGTTATTGCCTACCTGCAGAGCGCCCGACCGGATGCCCGGGCCCGGATCACCAGCCGCACCGGGTGGCATGCCACAAGCGACGGCCCGGCCGTCTATGTGTTGCCAAATCGAGCCTTTGGAAACGAAGCCGACGAATGGCTGTATGAGGCAGAAGGCAGCAGTGTGCATGCCTTCAAGGCCAAAGGCACGGCGGACGAATGGCGAGACCACGTGGGGCGCCTGTGCCGTGGCAATTCCCGCCTGCTATTTGCCGTGTCCGTGGCCTTCGCTTCCCCGCTGTTGCACCTGGTGGGCGGTGAGTCGGGCGGTTTTCACTACCGCAGTAATTCCAGCGACGGCAAGACCACAGCGCTACGTGTGGCGTGCTCTGTCTGTGGCGATGGCGGCTATATGCAGCGCTGGCGAGCGACTGATAACGGCCTTGAGGCACTGGCAATGCAGCACTGTGATTCGCTGCTCGCCCTTGACGAGTTGGCCCAGCTTGACCCCAAGGTAGCAGGGGAGACCGCTTACATGCTCGCCAACGGAGCGGGCAAGACCCGCGCCGCACGGACAGGAGGAGCAAGGGAGCGGGCATTCTGGCGAGTGCTCTTCCTGTCGGCGGGTGAGATCAGCCTGGCACAGCACATGGCCGAAGCCAACCGGACAACGAGAGCCGGACAGGAAATACGCCTGGTTGATATTGCCGCCGATGCGGGGGCGGGCCTTGGTGCTTGGGAAACACTGCACGACTATGCAAACGGCGCCGACTTCTCGCGGGCATTGGATCAGGCCACCAAGCGCTATTACGGCGCCCCGCTGGCCGCGTTCCTGGATAAGCTGACACGCAGCCCAGCCGACCTTGCCGAAGAGCTGCGCAAGGCTCAGAAGCTATTCGAGGCGCAGCACCTGACCGACGATGCCAGCGGACAGGCCCGCCGCGTGGCTGATCGCTTTGCCCTGGTAGCGATGGGCGGCGAACTGGCCACCAAGTGGGGCTTGACCGGCTGGGATGCTGGCGAAGCGTTGGCCGCTGCCGGATCGTGCTACCGCGCATGGCTGGCCGGGCGAGGCGGCGAAGGCAACCAGGAAGAAACCAGCATGCTCAACCAGGTGCGTGAATTCTTCGAGCGTCATGGTGATGGCGCCTTTGACCTGTGGCACCGCGTTGGCGATGATCGCAGCCCACGCACGGCAGATGCGGCCGGTATTCGTCGCTGGCTGCAGCCCGATGGCGCTCCGATTGCCAAGGCTGGCCAGATTGAGGAAGGCACCAACGGCGCCGAATTTCAGACGGAATTCTTTGTCTTTGAAGGGCCGTGGCGAAACCGGGTATGCAAGGGGCTGGACTACAAAGCGGTTAATGCACTGCTCTCCAAGCTGGGCATTCTTCGCCACAACAAGGGGCGCTTTCAATCGAAGCAGCGCATACCAGGCAAAGGCCAGATGCTGGTTTATCACATCACGCCGGCACTCTTCGAAGGAGGCGCCGATGCTTGA
- the queA gene encoding tRNA preQ1(34) S-adenosylmethionine ribosyltransferase-isomerase QueA: MSLTVDDFDFPLPPELIAQHPAAERTGSRLLHVCGQLEFDRKFENLPELLKAGDLLVFNDTRVINARFFGCKETGGLIEVMLERIVDATHAICQIRASKAPKAGSILLLGDAFEVRMTGRAGTDGDFFALELVDATGDFWELAEQHGKLPLPPYIEHPAEGADETRYQTVYARQPGAVAAPTAGLHFDEAMLAKLRAQGVNTAFLTLHVGAGTYRPMRVEKIADHRMHSERFEIPPATAEAIAATRAAGGRVIAVGTTSLRALESAGNDDGTVRVGAAETSIFITPGYRFKVVDRLITNFHLPKSTLLMLVSAFAGYANIRAAYAHAVAERYRFFSYGDAMLLERTGQPSDAI, from the coding sequence ATGTCGTTGACCGTCGACGACTTCGACTTCCCCCTCCCGCCCGAACTGATCGCCCAGCACCCGGCCGCCGAACGCACGGGCAGCCGCCTGCTGCATGTCTGCGGTCAACTGGAATTTGACCGCAAATTTGAAAACCTGCCGGAGTTGCTTAAAGCCGGCGACCTGCTGGTTTTCAACGATACCCGCGTGATCAATGCGCGATTTTTCGGCTGCAAGGAAACCGGCGGGTTGATCGAAGTCATGCTCGAACGCATCGTCGATGCCACGCACGCCATCTGCCAGATCCGCGCCAGCAAGGCGCCCAAGGCAGGCAGCATCTTGTTGCTGGGCGATGCTTTCGAAGTGCGCATGACCGGCCGCGCTGGTACCGATGGCGATTTTTTTGCTCTGGAACTGGTAGACGCTACGGGCGATTTCTGGGAACTGGCCGAGCAGCATGGCAAGCTGCCGCTGCCGCCCTACATCGAGCATCCGGCTGAGGGCGCCGATGAAACGCGCTATCAGACAGTCTATGCCCGCCAACCAGGCGCCGTTGCCGCGCCCACGGCCGGCCTGCATTTCGATGAGGCCATGCTGGCCAAGCTGCGGGCCCAAGGCGTCAATACTGCTTTCCTGACCCTGCATGTCGGCGCCGGCACCTACCGGCCGATGCGCGTCGAGAAGATCGCCGATCACCGCATGCACAGCGAGCGCTTCGAGATTCCGCCGGCGACCGCCGAGGCCATCGCCGCGACCAGAGCTGCCGGCGGCCGGGTTATCGCCGTCGGCACGACCAGCCTGCGCGCCCTCGAATCAGCCGGTAACGATGATGGCACGGTGCGCGTCGGCGCGGCCGAAACGAGCATTTTCATCACCCCCGGCTACCGCTTCAAGGTCGTCGACCGGCTGATCACCAATTTCCATCTGCCGAAATCGACGCTGCTCATGCTCGTTTCCGCCTTTGCCGGCTACGCCAACATCCGCGCCGCCTACGCCCACGCCGTGGCCGAGCGCTACCGCTTCTTCAGCTATGGCGACGCCATGCTTCTGGAACGAACTGGACAACCATCCGATGCAATTTGA
- a CDS encoding tyrosine-type recombinase/integrase yields MPLTEVAIRTAKPGEKPYKLADEKGLFLLINPSGSKWWRLKFRVDGKEKLLSLGTYPDIGLKKARADRDDARKMLAIGIDPSQHRKATKAARVELSANSFEVICREWLENKRSNVEEAQYKKALARLAKDVFPWMGSRPIAEITAPEVLTTLRRIDARGARYTAHKVKSEISQCFRYAIATGRAERDPCPDLRGAIPAPKEDNRPSITDPKGVSELLRAIDGFKGTFVVRCALLLAPLLFVRPGELRKADWDGFDLDKGEWRYFINKTKTEHLVPLAAQAVAILRELHALTGHGRYVFPGRDPQLPMSDAAVNAALRRMGYDTKTEITGHGFRAMARTILHEELHQKPEVIEHQLAHSVSDALGTAYNRTKFLKERKAMMQLWADYLDKLKAGADVIPLHGSAA; encoded by the coding sequence ATGCCATTGACCGAAGTAGCTATTCGCACAGCGAAACCGGGCGAAAAACCCTACAAGCTGGCAGACGAAAAGGGGTTATTTCTGCTGATCAACCCCAGCGGCTCCAAGTGGTGGCGCCTGAAATTCCGTGTCGACGGCAAAGAAAAGCTCCTGTCGCTTGGCACGTACCCGGATATTGGTTTGAAAAAGGCCCGGGCGGATCGTGACGACGCCCGGAAGATGCTGGCCATTGGCATTGACCCCAGCCAGCATAGAAAGGCAACCAAAGCGGCCCGGGTGGAGTTGTCCGCCAATAGTTTCGAGGTCATCTGCCGCGAATGGCTTGAGAACAAGCGCAGCAACGTTGAAGAGGCGCAATACAAGAAAGCCCTTGCCCGTCTCGCGAAGGATGTTTTCCCCTGGATGGGAAGCCGGCCAATTGCCGAAATCACCGCCCCCGAGGTACTGACCACCCTTCGCCGGATCGATGCACGGGGCGCCCGCTACACCGCCCACAAGGTGAAAAGCGAAATCAGCCAGTGTTTCCGCTACGCCATCGCCACCGGCCGGGCAGAACGCGACCCGTGCCCAGACCTGCGGGGGGCCATTCCCGCCCCCAAGGAGGACAATCGTCCATCCATCACCGACCCCAAGGGCGTAAGCGAGCTGCTACGGGCTATCGATGGATTCAAAGGCACGTTCGTTGTCCGCTGCGCCCTGCTACTCGCCCCGCTGCTGTTCGTGCGCCCTGGCGAGCTACGCAAGGCCGATTGGGATGGCTTCGACCTGGACAAGGGGGAGTGGCGCTACTTCATCAACAAGACAAAGACGGAACATCTGGTCCCGCTGGCTGCGCAAGCCGTGGCCATCCTGCGAGAACTGCACGCCCTGACCGGACACGGCCGCTACGTATTCCCCGGCCGCGATCCCCAATTGCCCATGAGTGATGCTGCCGTCAATGCAGCCCTGCGCCGCATGGGGTACGACACAAAGACCGAAATTACCGGGCACGGTTTCCGGGCGATGGCCCGCACCATCCTGCATGAAGAACTGCACCAAAAGCCGGAAGTCATTGAACACCAGCTAGCTCACAGCGTTTCGGATGCCCTGGGCACCGCCTACAACCGCACCAAGTTCCTGAAGGAGCGCAAGGCGATGATGCAGCTATGGGCTGACTACTTGGACAAGCTGAAGGCGGGGGCGGACGTCATTCCGCTTCACGGTAGCGCCGCGTAA
- a CDS encoding helix-turn-helix transcriptional regulator: protein MQENQKPLVILRRGQVEARTGLSVSTIYRRIADGSFPAPIDLGGGRSVGWLEHEIEAFIASRVEASRKTA from the coding sequence ATGCAAGAGAATCAAAAGCCGCTTGTTATTCTTCGACGCGGCCAAGTAGAGGCACGCACTGGCCTTTCAGTTTCGACCATCTATCGACGTATTGCAGATGGTTCGTTTCCAGCGCCTATTGATCTAGGCGGCGGGCGCTCGGTTGGGTGGCTTGAGCACGAAATCGAGGCTTTCATTGCATCCCGTGTCGAAGCCAGTCGCAAGACTGCGTAA
- the tgt gene encoding tRNA guanosine(34) transglycosylase Tgt: MQFELLKTDGAARRGTLTLAHGQVQTPVFMPVGTYGTVKAMTPQSLHDIGAQICLGNTFHLWLRPGLDVIKAHNGLHDFMNWQKPILTDSGGFQVFSLGAMRKITEEGVKFSSPHDGAKLFLTPEISMQIQKVLNSDIVMIFDECTPYPATHEEAAKSMRMSMRWAQRSRDEHNRLENGNALFGIIQGGMYEDLRDESLAGLDDIGFDGMAIGGLSVGEPKEDMVRVLAHVAPRMPTHKPRYLMGVGTPEDLVRSVKAGIDMFDCVMPTRNARNGHLFTRFGDVKIKNARYKLDTGPLDPSCNCYTCSQFTRSYLHHLFRHGEILGGMLNTIHNLHFYQVIMAEMRAAIESGTFTEWSDEFVRKRSSGE, translated from the coding sequence ATGCAATTTGAACTCCTCAAAACCGACGGCGCCGCCCGCCGCGGCACGCTGACATTGGCTCACGGCCAGGTCCAGACCCCCGTCTTCATGCCGGTCGGCACCTACGGCACGGTCAAGGCCATGACGCCGCAATCGCTGCACGACATTGGCGCGCAGATCTGCCTCGGCAACACTTTTCACCTGTGGTTGCGGCCGGGGCTCGATGTCATCAAGGCGCACAACGGCCTGCACGATTTCATGAACTGGCAGAAGCCGATCCTCACCGACTCGGGCGGTTTCCAGGTTTTCTCGCTCGGCGCCATGCGCAAGATCACCGAGGAAGGCGTCAAGTTCAGCTCGCCGCACGATGGCGCCAAGCTTTTCCTGACCCCCGAAATCTCGATGCAGATCCAGAAGGTGCTCAACTCCGACATTGTCATGATCTTCGACGAATGCACGCCCTACCCGGCAACGCACGAAGAAGCGGCCAAGTCGATGCGCATGAGCATGCGCTGGGCGCAACGTTCGCGCGACGAACACAACAGGCTGGAAAACGGCAATGCGTTGTTCGGCATCATCCAGGGCGGCATGTACGAAGACCTGCGCGACGAATCGCTGGCCGGACTGGACGACATCGGCTTCGACGGCATGGCCATCGGCGGTCTGTCGGTTGGCGAACCGAAGGAGGACATGGTCCGCGTCCTCGCTCACGTCGCCCCCCGCATGCCGACCCACAAACCACGCTACCTGATGGGCGTTGGCACGCCGGAAGACCTCGTCCGCTCGGTCAAGGCCGGCATCGACATGTTCGACTGCGTGATGCCGACGCGCAACGCCCGCAACGGCCACCTGTTCACGCGTTTCGGCGACGTCAAGATCAAGAACGCCCGCTACAAGCTGGACACCGGCCCGCTCGACCCGAGTTGCAACTGCTACACCTGCAGCCAGTTCACGCGCAGCTACCTGCACCACCTCTTCCGCCATGGCGAAATCCTGGGCGGCATGCTCAACACCATCCACAACCTGCATTTCTATCAGGTGATCATGGCCGAAATGCGTGCCGCCATTGAGTCCGGCACGTTCACCGAGTGGTCGGACGAGTTTGTCCGCAAACGGTCATCCGGCGAGTGA